In Calditrichota bacterium, the DNA window AACGGAGATATTTGTATAGTTTCAATACCAACAGGTCTGGTTTTATCCAGGTCTTGCTATCATATAGGTGCACAACGGGGAATTAACACAGTCTCTGTTTATGAGGATTGGCTTTTAGTCGGAAACTGTGCTGTTGGCCCGAATGATAAGAATTTCTGGGCTTATCAAATTGCTTCTGGTGGGGGAAGTGTTAATTACACTGACTCCACAAATTTGGTTCTCGATACAAGTTTACCACAAGTTTTTAATTTTTCTATCAGCAATGGTTTACTCTCAACTGGAAGTTGGTCTTGGTTCGCTGCGACAGAAGAAGGTGCTTTATGGATGGGAAGCCTCGATGCAAAAGGGAAAATCTCTGTTACTGGATATGAGGAAGTATCTGCTAAGGTTGGGGCTGCTACAGCATATTACGACAATGAACTTGTAGTTGCAGCCTTTAATGTTCATAGTTTCGACTGTTAAAATATTAATAAATTCACAAAATAAAGTTAACTATTTTCGGTCGAGGAGGCTTAAAAGGAATATGACAAATCTATTTTTCTTGATTAATATTTCCTGTGAAGAGAATTCAATTAAAAAAACATTTCCAATATTTCTCCATTTTTGATAATTCCTTTTTTACTACTGAATAACGAACTTGCTAATTGTGTATCATATTCACGATTGGAACATAAAAGTTTACCATTTTCGGCCATAAAATTAGGATTTTTGATTTTGCTGCAACATTTTTCTATTTCATTTACACTATATAATTAAGAGGGTAATAGAAAATATGGTCCATTACTTTAAAAAGTTAAATGAATATATAATTAAGTAGGAATTGAACTAATGAAAAAAGTTTTTAACGATTTGCTCAAGACTCTTGAGAAAGTTCAAATTTCAGAAGACAATCGTCAACTTATTAAGCGACAACTTACAAAAGTAGATGAAGGAACATGTAGTAAGACTTACTTTAACAATGTAAATAGTCGTTTTAAAAAATATAAAAAATTTAGCTTTTATCTTACAATTCTTGGTATAGTAATTTCAATATATTCTGTAGTAATTACAATATATGGATCACCATTTGAATGGAAAAGAGAAGCAATAATTAATAAGGAGAAGTTGATTAACTATGAGTATGCACAAGAGAAAGCTTCCAAAGGAGATTATATTAGTGCTATTGAATTCATAAAAACTGGATTAAATGTTGGACTACCAGATGAAACAGGACGGTTTCTGCTTCAAAGATATATGGTTTTTCAAGCCTTAAGAAATAACTTTGACACATCTGATGACTTGGACTTTGTTGAATTTCTTTTACGATTAAATCCTAAGGACTATGAAGCTAGACTTAATCGGGCAATATTATATTTTTTTCATGCTGACTATAAAAACTCCCTTGAAGATTGTAACTATGTAATAACAGAATTGGGAAAAGTTGAAAATTTAAACAGAAGGCAGGTTCAATGGTTATCAGATGCACTTTCAAATGCATCACTTTCTTATACAATATTGGGAAGATTTGATTCTGTAAATAATTGTGCAGACAAACTTTTCGATTTAGGAAGAGTATACAAAATCGAATCAATTATTGCTGAAGCAGAATTACAGGTTGGCATGATTAGAAAAGCAGAATCAAAATATGAAAGTGCAACACATAACTTTGAAACAGCGCTACGTATTTTCAGAAAAGAAAAAAACCAAAAAGGTCAGTTTAACGCATTGTTGGAATTAGGAAAGCTACATATAGATATTGGAAATCATGATCAGGCATTATCAAATTTGAATGAAGCAAGACAAATTTCAAAGAAAATGAAATCTCAAAGATCAGAGGTGTTATCATTAGAATACATTGGGAGCGCTTTGGCCAAACAATGTAAGTTTGAGGAAGCAATTTCTTTATATGAAGATTTGTATAAAATTCATTCGAAAACGGGTGATGTGCAAGAAATTGCAGACATTTTGATACATCGTGGCAACCTTTTTTTATTCACTGAAAATTTTATTGAGTCAAAAAAAGCTCTTGATGAATCCGTTGCTATTTTAAGAGGAATAAATAGTCCAATTAATCTAGCAATTGCTCTTAACTCCCAAGGAGCAGCAATGATTGGAT includes these proteins:
- a CDS encoding tetratricopeptide repeat protein yields the protein MKKVFNDLLKTLEKVQISEDNRQLIKRQLTKVDEGTCSKTYFNNVNSRFKKYKKFSFYLTILGIVISIYSVVITIYGSPFEWKREAIINKEKLINYEYAQEKASKGDYISAIEFIKTGLNVGLPDETGRFLLQRYMVFQALRNNFDTSDDLDFVEFLLRLNPKDYEARLNRAILYFFHADYKNSLEDCNYVITELGKVENLNRRQVQWLSDALSNASLSYTILGRFDSVNNCADKLFDLGRVYKIESIIAEAELQVGMIRKAESKYESATHNFETALRIFRKEKNQKGQFNALLELGKLHIDIGNHDQALSNLNEARQISKKMKSQRSEVLSLEYIGSALAKQCKFEEAISLYEDLYKIHSKTGDVQEIADILIHRGNLFLFTENFIESKKALDESVAILRGINSPINLAIALNSQGAAMIGLKYRNSNVPLLEAKEIFSKHNIIFGVLNCDLNMGIYQQDVLKQPEHAIKTFREILIKIPDSAGSFKAGVFGQLGLAFMEIEKLNEAKESLNEAITLSGNDECLKKQFRDDLAKLTNL